Proteins encoded by one window of Psychrilyobacter piezotolerans:
- the rpmH gene encoding 50S ribosomal protein L34 — MSKRTFQPNKRKRKKEHGFRKRMKTKAGRSVLKRRRAKGRTKLSA, encoded by the coding sequence ATGAGTAAAAGAACTTTTCAACCAAATAAAAGAAAAAGAAAAAAGGAACACGGGTTCAGAAAAAGAATGAAAACTAAAGCAGGAAGATCTGTTTTAAAGAGAAGAAGAGCTAAAGGTAGAACGAAATTGTCAGCATAA
- the rnpA gene encoding ribonuclease P protein component — protein MLKLKTKSEFLKVYNQGEKHFGYFQLIYFKKNNLNENRLGVVASKKTGNAVCRNKLKRLFRENFRKQDENLKQGYDIVFIAKKNAGEQFKTLSLSMIEKDSVKIFKRAKMFL, from the coding sequence ATGTTGAAGTTAAAAACAAAATCTGAATTCTTAAAAGTATATAACCAAGGAGAAAAACACTTTGGTTATTTTCAGTTAATCTATTTTAAAAAAAATAACTTAAATGAAAATAGATTAGGAGTAGTAGCTAGTAAAAAAACTGGCAATGCTGTTTGTCGGAATAAATTAAAAAGACTTTTTAGAGAAAATTTTAGGAAACAAGATGAAAATTTAAAACAAGGATACGACATAGTATTTATCGCTAAAAAAAATGCAGGAGAACAATTTAAGACTCTAAGTTTATCTATGATTGAAAAAGACAGTGTAAAAATATTTAAAAGAGCTAAAATGTTTCTATGA
- the yidD gene encoding membrane protein insertion efficiency factor YidD, whose protein sequence is MKYILIFFVKLYQWFISPVLKKNCRFQPTCSSYMILAIKKHGSIKGVYLGLKRLSKCHPFSKGGYDPVP, encoded by the coding sequence ATGAAATATATTTTAATATTTTTTGTGAAATTATATCAATGGTTTATATCACCAGTCTTAAAAAAAAATTGTAGGTTCCAACCTACCTGTTCTAGTTATATGATTTTAGCAATAAAAAAACATGGAAGTATCAAAGGTGTATATCTAGGTCTAAAAAGATTATCAAAATGTCATCCTTTTTCTAAGGGTGGTTACGACCCAGTACCTTAA
- a CDS encoding YidC/Oxa1 family membrane protein insertase: MMYNIFGNYGLAIIGITILIKLVLLPLTLKQDKSMGAMKKLQPELEALKEKYKNDPQTLNQKTIELYKIHKVNPASGCLPILLQMPILFALFGVLRKTGADGGVIADGSKFLWLTLSQPDPFYLLPLLNGAVSYFQQKLMSASQGSSNPQMKMMTYMFPVMMIFISYKMPAGLQLYWFVSSLAAVAQQYFIMSRRDEA; this comes from the coding sequence ATGATGTATAATATTTTTGGAAATTATGGATTAGCTATAATTGGTATAACAATTTTAATTAAATTAGTATTGTTACCACTTACGTTAAAACAGGACAAATCAATGGGTGCGATGAAAAAACTACAACCGGAGTTAGAAGCACTTAAAGAAAAATATAAAAACGATCCACAAACATTAAATCAGAAAACAATTGAACTATATAAAATACATAAAGTAAACCCAGCAAGTGGTTGTTTACCTATATTGTTACAAATGCCAATATTATTTGCACTTTTCGGAGTTTTAAGAAAAACAGGAGCAGATGGAGGAGTTATAGCAGACGGATCTAAATTTCTTTGGTTAACTTTATCTCAACCAGATCCATTTTACTTATTACCATTATTAAATGGTGCTGTATCTTATTTCCAGCAAAAATTAATGAGTGCAAGTCAAGGATCTTCCAATCCGCAAATGAAAATGATGACTTATATGTTTCCAGTAATGATGATATTTATCTCATACAAGATGCCAGCAGGATTGCAATTGTATTGGTTCGTATCAAGTTTGGCTGCAGTGGCACAACAATATTTTATTATGAGTAGAAGGGATGAGGCGTAA